GGTCCGCGGGGACGGAGACCCCCAGCTCCCTGGCGACCTCCAGAACCTTGAGGGCCATCCCGTCGCTCGCCGCGAAGATCGCCGTCGGCGGGTCCGCCTGTTGCAAGAGGGCACGTGCCAACGGGACTGCCGACTCGGGGTTGAAATCCCCTCGGCCGATCAACGTCGGGTCGACCGGGACGCCAGCGTCGGTCAGCGCCGCACGGTATCCCTCCTCTCGGGACCAGGCCGCCACCAGACTGGACCGGCCCGCGATGAACCCGATGCGCCGATGGCCCAGGCCGAGCAGGTGCTCGACCGCGGTGGTGGCGCCCGCGAAGTTGTCGGCCGTCACCGAGGGCGCCGTCGAGCCCCTCGCCGGGTCGATGGCCACGACCGGCGTACGGCTCCGCACCTCACCCCAGGGCGTGACCACGATGCACCCGTCGGTGAGGGTGCCCGACAGGCGGGTCAGGTGCCGCTGCTCCCAGCCCTCCGAATACGACCCGTAGAGGTCACTGTTGGCGTAGATGATCAGGTCGAAGCCCGAGCGACTCAACGCCTTCATCACCCCCTTGAGCACCTCCGCCGTAT
The Micromonospora pisi DNA segment above includes these coding regions:
- a CDS encoding LacI family DNA-binding transcriptional regulator; translated protein: MTEVNVPVTMSDVARVAGVSTATVSRVVNGHYGVSASTMAHVRSAIEQLGYESSLVATSLRRSRTNVLGLVTHSFQSYTAEVLKGVMKALSRSGFDLIIYANSDLYGSYSEGWEQRHLTRLSGTLTDGCIVVTPWGEVRSRTPVVAIDPARGSTAPSVTADNFAGATTAVEHLLGLGHRRIGFIAGRSSLVAAWSREEGYRAALTDAGVPVDPTLIGRGDFNPESAVPLARALLQQADPPTAIFAASDGMALKVLEVARELGVSVPADLSVVGFDNIPESALTEPGLTTVDQSMYQLGYEAARMLKSLVTGEWEGPRQIVLPTSLVVRSSTAPPKSTGQP